GTAAAGTGAAGAGGTCAAAATGTATACAAATATTCGTAAGTTTAAAAAGGGCGGAAACTACCCGGAACAGCAAAATGGGCTACCACAAGCATTTTTTCATAATCCCAAGTATAAGAAGTTAAGCCCCGATGCATGATACCTATACATGATACTTACGATGAGAATGATTGATTCACAAACCAATGGATGGGTAGATGCTGACGGTAATATGTATATTATTTATTCTAATCAAGAGCTAATGGATGACATGCATTGCAATTCTTATACGGTGAAACGACTAAAGAAAGAATTGGTTAATCATGATTTGTTACTCGAAGAAGATGCTCCTGCAGAACATGATGATAGGTTATATCCTTTAAGAATTAATGAAAACGAAAAATGATAAAAGACATTGGTAAATACGGCCAATGTCTTTTATTTAGTATTAGTAAAGAAAATAACTAATGTATCCGCATCAGGATAAGGCTCTGAATGAACACTTAAGAAATTTTGCAGTTTATGATTGTATTCAATATTATTTTCACTTTGACTATTTTGATAAATTTTCTCTAGTCCAGCTCGGTTAGCCGGATAAATAGCATTGTTCATGGCGAAACCTACAGCGTTACTTTGAACGTCATTTAGTAAATATGATGTCCCAATTTGATTGAGTAAATGATCTATGCGTTCTATTTCCTGCTTCTTATCATGTACGTTTGGCACAAGCAGTAGAGAGACAGCTGTAATATCCATTTCACATTGTCCCCCCCAAAAATTTATCATAAAGCTCGCTAAAGTTTTGATCTGATTGAGCTAAAAGCCATTCCTGGTAGATTTTTAAAATACGAATTGTTTTTTGAATATCATATAAATAAAGCTTACGATAACTAAACTGCTGAAATTTTCTTGT
This is a stretch of genomic DNA from Lactobacillus crispatus. It encodes these proteins:
- a CDS encoding replication initiator protein A, with the translated sequence MILTMRMIDSQTNGWVDADGNMYIIYSNQELMDDMHCNSYTVKRLKKELVNHDLLLEEDAPAEHDDRLYPLRINENEK